From Salvelinus fontinalis isolate EN_2023a chromosome 30, ASM2944872v1, whole genome shotgun sequence, one genomic window encodes:
- the LOC129828595 gene encoding cystatin-like: protein MLMNWKIVVPLLAVAFIVTSADGIPGGVVDADMNDPATRDALQFAVAENNKRTNDMYVWQVAKVVKAQEQVVAGMKYIFTVQMARTLCRKGGVKDCAVHPAPAETYQCIFEVWSRPWMGASQLIKNVCQP, encoded by the exons ATGCTCATGAATTGGAAGATCGTCGTTCCTTTGCTCGCGGTGGCATTCATCGTGACGAGCGCCGATGGGATACCGGGGGGCGTCGTGGACGCAGATATGAACGACCCCGCTACCAGAGACGCGCTGCAGTTCGCGGTGGCCGAAAACAACAAGAGAACAAACGACATGTATGTTTGGCAGGTGGCTAAAGTTGTCAAGGCTCAGGAACAG GTGGTAGCTGGGATGAAGTACATCTTCACAGTGCAGATGGCCAGGACCCTGTGCAGGAAGGGAGGCGTGAAGGACTGCGCTGTGCATCCGGCCCCAGCTGAG ACCTACCAGTGCATCTTTGAGGTGTGGAGCCGCCCCTGGATGGGAGCGAGCCAGTTGATCAAGAATGTCTGCCAGCCGTAA